CCAGCGGCTCTCGTACCGCTCGTACTCGTCGACGTAGCGGCCCCAATGGTCGAGCCCGTGGGCCATGAGCACCTGGAAGTAGCAGCGCCCGCGTGCGTGGGTGGGATCGAGCACGTCCACCTGGTGGGTGAAGACGCAGTGGCGGATGTAGGCCGGAGCCCCGCGGCTCTCGGCCGACGCCGCCCAGCGCTGCCGGGTGCCGGTGAAGATGGTGGCGATCTCCTCCTTCCCCCGGTACGGG
This is a stretch of genomic DNA from Acidimicrobiales bacterium. It encodes these proteins:
- a CDS encoding nuclear transport factor 2 family protein; its protein translation is MELWELEARESIRDLVTRYNSNGDTGRFAQVLELFAPDAIMEIVGADGVTTPYRGKEEIATIFTGTRQRWAASAESRGAPAYIRHCVFTHQVDVLDPTHARGRCYFQVLMAHGLDHWGRYVDEYERYESRWLFSLRRVTTDGRASDRPG